One Roseburia rectibacter DNA window includes the following coding sequences:
- a CDS encoding DUF6056 family protein, whose protein sequence is MKETSKKVLFWALMFMGVFLLLTQVGYSDGDDAFFYQYTHEMGFLEYLSWRYTTWVGRMSGEAMVYAAFTLGIWFWRVVNAMMIVLLPCGVLKLAEKAAGIRTERFLAGPTLTVVCGYLLMAIMTVGYAAIWINGSIFYTWSFTCGIWALIPVADIVFDTGVGNTKHFFYSIPCAILASMSIEQMAAVLLTFEVLAVLVAAVRQYGCKKHPGKNERIRNILLIAQTAVTVVAFIILFLAPGNDIRVVSEVQNWMPQYNELSFGQHFFITVQWLVSSFANENRLLLAGIWLTGILHILCKNERKTSDLVCVTGAGLFLLTAILPFFGIEIFSDCGLHIKDITVRLDQVPRIEDMQAANWFAMCWWIVALLFTCILIWKVSKHSVVLVLAWLGGIASEAIMHFSPTIYASGARVYYLTDWMCMFIMLALAFKIPEKKWRDLFYSIMAGLGVWNVLHQIINYI, encoded by the coding sequence ATGAAAGAGACTTCTAAAAAAGTTTTATTTTGGGCATTGATGTTTATGGGAGTATTCCTCCTGCTGACGCAGGTGGGGTATTCCGATGGCGACGATGCCTTTTTTTATCAGTATACACATGAAATGGGATTTTTGGAATATCTGAGCTGGCGTTATACGACATGGGTGGGAAGAATGTCTGGAGAAGCGATGGTATATGCTGCGTTTACACTGGGAATCTGGTTCTGGCGTGTTGTAAATGCCATGATGATCGTACTTCTTCCATGCGGTGTTCTGAAACTGGCAGAAAAAGCAGCGGGGATTCGTACAGAAAGATTTCTGGCGGGACCGACACTTACAGTGGTGTGCGGTTATCTTCTGATGGCGATTATGACCGTTGGATATGCGGCAATATGGATCAACGGATCTATTTTTTACACCTGGTCATTTACCTGTGGGATCTGGGCTCTGATCCCGGTTGCAGATATTGTGTTTGATACGGGAGTGGGAAACACAAAACATTTTTTCTATTCCATCCCCTGTGCGATTCTTGCAAGCATGTCAATCGAACAGATGGCAGCGGTACTGCTGACGTTTGAGGTGCTGGCAGTACTGGTGGCTGCAGTCAGGCAATATGGATGTAAAAAACATCCGGGGAAAAATGAACGGATCAGAAATATCCTTCTTATTGCACAGACTGCGGTGACTGTCGTGGCATTTATCATTCTGTTTCTGGCACCGGGAAATGATATCCGGGTTGTATCGGAAGTGCAGAACTGGATGCCGCAGTATAATGAACTCTCATTTGGGCAGCATTTTTTTATTACTGTGCAATGGCTGGTGTCTTCTTTTGCAAATGAGAACCGCCTGTTGCTGGCAGGAATCTGGTTGACGGGAATCCTGCATATTTTATGTAAAAATGAAAGAAAAACATCAGATCTGGTATGTGTGACTGGGGCAGGTCTGTTTTTACTCACTGCAATACTTCCATTTTTTGGTATCGAAATATTTTCAGACTGTGGGCTTCATATTAAGGATATTACAGTGCGGCTTGATCAGGTACCGCGGATCGAAGATATGCAGGCGGCAAACTGGTTTGCAATGTGCTGGTGGATTGTGGCACTTTTATTTACCTGCATATTGATATGGAAAGTTTCAAAACACAGTGTAGTACTTGTGCTGGCATGGCTTGGTGGAATTGCAAGTGAAGCAATCATGCATTTTTCGCCGACGATCTATGCGTCCGGTGCAAGGGTTTATTATCTGACAGACTGGATGTGTATGTTTATCATGCTGGCTCTGGCATTTAAAATCCCTGAAAAAAAATGGCGGGATCTGTTTTATTCCATTATGGCAGGTCTTGGTGTCTGGAATGTTTTGCATCAGATCATAAATTACATTTGA